GCTGTTTGGTCATTtggcacatttttattttagattaagTTTGTTAATACAGACACAACTTAGATGTGTTTGAATGCACACTGGAGACATTCTGTTGTTAGTGTAAACAATGCATTTATCATTCATTAACAGTACATGCTGaattatttgtgtgtttcagtaaaTAACTGTGTTTGGTATAGTGCGTATGTGCTCAAGGTGACCCTGAACAAACACAGGAATGTGAGTGACTGTACAAGGCAACATTGTGCTATAACAGAGCTTCGCTTTGAGCAGGAACTCTGTTTTCTGGGGCTTTGGTATAGAGGCacaatgcttgttttgtttattcaGACTCGCTGCCAAAATCTCAAGATACCGTAACATCCAGCAGTGATTCAAGATCTCACCGTATCTGTCGTGTTATATTGAGGCCTTCAGAACATTTCAACCATGAGTGCGTGTTTAGCCTTTAACCAGATGAAAGCTGAATCACAACAGACCTGTCACACATATCACAGCAGTCTCCATACTGACATACAGACATAAACACTTGTCATTGAATTGAACCTGAACCCTTTTATGCACCTGCTCACATCATCAATGAAAGGAACTCTTTAGTTCTGGTGGGTTTGTGTGCTGTAGTTGATCTGGTGATAAATACATATTGAATCTCAGATTGCAGCAGCACAAGAACTGCAGAAATGTTCAACACATGAAGATGTTCAGTTACCGAACGTAGATTAATGAATCTCTCTAAAAATTAAATCTGACAACATTTGTCCCTCGCAATTACACACCGTTTACTCGATGACACGGTTTCAAGAGTTTATTGTCATGATGCAAGCACAAAGAACGTGTACTCTATTATACTGTACTCTTTATATAGTAAGAAAGAACAACAAACACGAATAAAGTCAGGTGATGTGCAGATATTTCAGTATACACAACAGCTGACCTGCAGAGGGAGACAGCGTGACTTTATCTCCACAAACACCTGTGGAAATTTCCACCTGCTGATCCACGTCAGAGTCCCTCCCCTCAGTGAAGATCATCAGAACCTTTACTGCTTTCAACAACAAACTGTTACAAAATATGTTCAAACACAGACACCACGAGAAGATAAATCTCGTGTTGAAACGAGAGGAATCTGTAACTCAACGTGACCTGATGTCTTCAGTAAAAACACCTTTCTTATTAGAGACTGTTATTATACACTAAAGTCATAATAACAGTATGAAACACTTTATTCACCATTACATCTTAATCACGATGaacagttttaaagtttttcGGTTTCATGTCGAACAGTGTCTTCTTCATTTGTactctgtatatatatatatatataattatatttgcATTGCTCGCTGCTTCTCATTACTCATAACTTCACAATTTTCACACATTTGTATTCTCTTGTTATGTGGTGACGTGTGGAATACCGTTTCCGGGTGCAATCCTTATGTAGCACATTCATACAGCTTAAACTGTTTATGAGCACTGTTTACTCAAATTGCATATTTAAGCGAAATGAATGAACTCAAACGTATACACAACAGTCCCAGGCTCACGGAATATCGGACATCAATGTTTGAATCAGTGATGTATATTAAATCCCTGCTGGCCATGGGGGATTTCGTTATGAAGATAAAGGTTAGGATCGCGGTTTACCGTCTGTTTTACAGCTCGCCATAAGCGTATTTGAGCATTTTTTGTTGTGTGACTTTAGCAGCATCTTATTGAGGGTTTGGACCCGGAAACAGTATATGACCTTCAATATATGGTGCTGCGTGACGTCAGGTTCATCAAGCCCAAGTGCAATTCTGGTTAGATGACAGCTGCATTTCATTGGACCTGTAATCTGCACAAGGACAATATCTATAATAAAAGTAAGATTTATATTGAGCTATTAATTAACAAGGGTTGTTCTGCTGAATTTGTGactgtaaaatgtttagttttttgcacattttcattGATGTACAGCAATAAATACATATCAGAACACTcagcagttgttttgttttggtttcacaCTGTCGAGACAAATCAAGTCAGTTTTATTGAAATATCACTGTCCTTTCCAACATCCAAGAACTATGGTGTGCAAAAATTAACTTTTACACAAGACgttcaaaaacactgtttttattgtgcattcaagtTAATATCGATGAAACTCCAGTTGGGTTCTTTTGATTAAgtgataatataaaatacaactaaccaacacaataaacacatgaagGGAAGATTCTGAGTGCCAATTCTTTTCTGACATCGATCTGGTCAATCCAGTCAGCCCAGTAAAACTTCAGTACACCCACTCTTTTATGATTTACACACGGTAATGAAGTTGACTGGCATGTACATCAGTCGCTCATCTAGAGAAGCTTTGAGTTATTTCTTAGACATCCATTTATAAATAAGCGTTTTTCATTTGTCTAACTTTAGGTGCGACGCACAAGAATTGAGATTATGgacttttcattttgtctttcaCATCGGGAGGCAGCAGGTCGATCAGACTGTCCTCCACAATCAGAGCAGTGAGTTTCAGTGAGACACAGTCAGCGATCTCAGCAGGCAAAGACTCCATCCTGTTGCCCTTCAGCTCCAACCTCACCAGCTGAGCGAGATTCCCCACCCGCGGAGACAGGACAGAGATGCTGTTATTCCCCAGCGCTAGAACCTTCAGCCTCTTACAGGAGAAGAGCTCATCCGGGAGAAACTCGAGGGAGTTAAAGGCGATGGACAGATGCTGCAGAGACTGCAGGACGCTGATCTCCGACGGCAGGGACGTCAGCTGGTTGTGTGAGAGGTCCAGATGTCGGAGTCTGGTGCAATAGCAGAGGCGAGGGGGAAGTCGGCGGATCTTATTCCAGCTGAAATCCAGCATCTCCAGCGTGACTAGTTTGCTGATGTGCTCGGGGATGTAAGAAATGTGGTTGTGCCAGAGTCTGAGAGCGGTCAGACGGCGACAGTGCTGCAGACTCAGGATTTCCTCTACTGTGGCAAGGCTGTTTTCTCTAAGGTCCAGTTCTTGGAGGTGAGCAAGGCTGAACACTGCGCTGGGGATTCGCTCCAGCATACAGTTGGTCAGCTCCAGATCAGCGAGGTTAACCAACTTCTTTAGACTACTGACAACCTGAAGCTTGGTTCCCTCATTCCTGACACACAGCCGCAAAAGCTGGCTAGAAACATCTACCACACTGGGAGGAATCTTGCTCAGACGACTACGGAACGTCAGCGCGCGGAGATTTTTGAGCTCGCGCAAAGTGTCCAACGTTGGAGCGCGAGAGAGCTCGCTGTTTAAGGGGCCACTCAAGTGAAGCTCTTCCAGGTTCTGTAGAGTGTACATCCACAAAGGCACTTGGTCTTGACTATCAAAGGTTAGGCGCAGCACTTTCAGGTTCTCGCGCAGGTGGTTGAGGGCGGCTGGCTGGAGTTTTGTGGCGGTGTGGATACACGACAGCTCCTGTAGGCCTGTAAGCTGTGTCACGTTGTCTGGGATGGTGACGTTGCCAATCAGCTCCAGTGTAAGCGCTTCTACTTCCGCAAGTTCAAAGACGGTGTCTGGTAATCCAGGCAGCATAAACACGTGGAGTTCCAATCGCTCGCTTGCGTTACGTGACAAACGAGTGCGGAGTTTCTCCGTCGTCCACTCGTGGTTCAGGTTTACCTGCCTCAGCCGGCTCTCGCTCACCTCAGAGAGGAAGGCTGAGAAGCGTTTGGAGTAAAGGGCATCATACTGATCGCTGAGGTGAAGAAGAAACGCAAAATCGTTTTTAACATCTGGGATGTCATTGATTCCCGACTCCAAGCGAACCGCCTCGAACGAGTATTCTTTCAATGGCCGATGAAACAGCCAATAAAGCGAGTAGATACACAATGTTCCATACACCCCCACGAGGCATATATAGGTGTACGCTAACTTAGAGAACAGATGTGCTTTATTGTAGATGCAGCAGAAAGACTGGAAGCCCGTCAGATCCCGAGGAACCGAGCAGATCACAATGACCTGGATGTTGGAAACCAGCATCACACTATAAACAATGATGAGAACAAATTTGAAGACTTTCAGCACGGTCTGTAGCACGTACATGACGTAAAGAAGATCCGCCTCCTCCACGTGCGTTCGAAACTTCTTAACCTTTTCGAACAGGGCCTTGGCCTGCTCGCCCTCCTTTTTATCCAACATTGACCCGGCCGGCTTCAGTTCGGCTGTTTTCTGATCTGACTTGACAGAAGATTGGATCAGAGCAACCGCATCGTCGTCTGCCGCACATTTGGTCATGGTGTTCTTTCTCCACGTCACTATTCTCTCTTCCTGTCTTTCTTCAGAGACTTCACTGATGGCCCTCGTGGTCCACGGCGAGTCGAAGCATTTGCCCAGTATGTTTACGAACAGCTCAATCTTGGATGATGTCCCTGGGAACTTGAACCAGAAACTGCTGGCCACCATGAAGATCACGCTGTGGATCACCACCAGGTAAGGGAAGTACTTGCCATACCAGTGAACGAAACGCTCGTAACAGAAGTGATTGACGAACTCGTACTGATGGATGTCCAGGCCGTTCTTTCTGCCGAACACCTCAAGGACGTTTGGGCTCAGAGTTTGGGTGATGGTGAAATCCCACACACTCTCATTGTCCTTTTGCTCTCGTAGGTTACTGCAGTCCATGTCTCCTCTGGAAAGATCTGTGACTCGGTCAGGCAGGCAGGAAATCTTTTCCTGTGTCAGCTGAGGAGATATGAACATCGAGTTTCATCACTGGACATTATAACAACAACTCCTAAACATCTGCATGTGTCTGATAGCGACAGATTGGTGCACAAGGACTCTACAGAAGCCTATTGAAAACAACACAGATGAGCTTGTCCATGTCAACAAGATTTTAAAGATAGATTCAagattttatttgtcacatacacagttATTTAGAGGATATACAACCAGCAGTGAAATGTAGGTGAGGTCAGCTACAAATACAGTGGcgttattgtaaaaaaatgcaaacacaaaagaagaacatAAAAGTATAAAGATAAAGGTACTGTATATATAGTCTATGATAGAAGTCAACTATAAATATTTGCAAGATTATGTGCAAACAGATAGTTACTCAAGGTGGTGGATTAGTAGCAGCAAAACAGATCAGTCAGTGCTGTGTGCAAGCAGAAATGTCCCTATATTGGATGTTGAATGTTCTTAAGAGAGCAACGAGTGAGGTCAAAGGATGTTAGGACACTGAGTTTAGGAGCAAGAAATAAATCTGCTCATAAATCTCTGTTTTGGCCATCAGGCTACAGAAGCGCTTACCAGATGGCAGCGGGGTAAAAAGACAGTTACCAGGGTGGTTGATGTGATAtaatatgcacacacacttaGATAAACCTATAAAATGCTGAAACTAAAGCAGTACAATGAGTTACTAATATTCTCATGAACTCAAAAGTAGAACAATGTTGTAAAGctcaaaacaacatgaaaaatcttcattttttatCCACTTTATTGTCTCCAAACGCTATGCACATTTTGTATGGAAATATAGCTGGATTTTCTGCATctatggtttaaaatataaaacatgtcccCAGAGTCCCCCAGTGAATCTCGGCCATATTCACCAGTGATTTTATGGAACTACAATCAGAAAGCCTGGTTCACCTGAGAAAACAAATGACAGGTGAAGGGAACTTATGTCTATTTGAGTCAGGCCGGATGATGTACCTGAACGGTACAGCCTAACACTCCGATCATGAGCATCGCGATGGCCAAATACTCAGACAGGACGTCCCACCAGGGCTTCAGGACTCTGAACTGTGGGTTCTGATCTGATGTGATGCTGCGGAACTCATTCACAGGAATCATCTTCACTCCTGATccacacagaaataaaagacGAGTTGTTGAAGGAATCAATGAAACACTGGAGCAGTGAGACAGACACTAAAGCAATTAAATCAAGTCGCACATCAATGTGA
This DNA window, taken from Triplophysa dalaica isolate WHDGS20190420 chromosome 6, ASM1584641v1, whole genome shotgun sequence, encodes the following:
- the si:zfos-323e3.4 gene encoding volume-regulated anion channel subunit LRRC8C, whose amino-acid sequence is MIPVNEFRSITSDQNPQFRVLKPWWDVLSEYLAIAMLMIGVLGCTVQLTQEKISCLPDRVTDLSRGDMDCSNLREQKDNESVWDFTITQTLSPNVLEVFGRKNGLDIHQYEFVNHFCYERFVHWYGKYFPYLVVIHSVIFMVASSFWFKFPGTSSKIELFVNILGKCFDSPWTTRAISEVSEERQEERIVTWRKNTMTKCAADDDAVALIQSSVKSDQKTAELKPAGSMLDKKEGEQAKALFEKVKKFRTHVEEADLLYVMYVLQTVLKVFKFVLIIVYSVMLVSNIQVIVICSVPRDLTGFQSFCCIYNKAHLFSKLAYTYICLVGVYGTLCIYSLYWLFHRPLKEYSFEAVRLESGINDIPDVKNDFAFLLHLSDQYDALYSKRFSAFLSEVSESRLRQVNLNHEWTTEKLRTRLSRNASERLELHVFMLPGLPDTVFELAEVEALTLELIGNVTIPDNVTQLTGLQELSCIHTATKLQPAALNHLRENLKVLRLTFDSQDQVPLWMYTLQNLEELHLSGPLNSELSRAPTLDTLRELKNLRALTFRSRLSKIPPSVVDVSSQLLRLCVRNEGTKLQVVSSLKKLVNLADLELTNCMLERIPSAVFSLAHLQELDLRENSLATVEEILSLQHCRRLTALRLWHNHISYIPEHISKLVTLEMLDFSWNKIRRLPPRLCYCTRLRHLDLSHNQLTSLPSEISVLQSLQHLSIAFNSLEFLPDELFSCKRLKVLALGNNSISVLSPRVGNLAQLVRLELKGNRMESLPAEIADCVSLKLTALIVEDSLIDLLPPDVKDKMKSP